The following proteins come from a genomic window of Heyndrickxia acidicola:
- a CDS encoding HNH endonuclease: protein MSEQPNHELRAFRAWEVLIKQAEKNKPITYKELAEQVGVHHRVCRFFLDYIQNYCMDEEMPPLTSIVVSREGKVGKGFIAYDVTNIGEGQKKVYNFNWHSYINPFQYAQSDGRQSELAADLLDTTKSKEVYAKVKVRGVAQSLFRKALLDVYHSKCAFCGFRIPEALEAAHIVPWSVANEEEKLDVRNGLLLCSNHHKLFDKNIYMLDENYTIKINSSYSSKLAGKTIKLPQNKQHFPEKQYIKKRLYLNKQ, encoded by the coding sequence ATGAGTGAACAACCGAATCATGAGCTAAGAGCTTTTCGTGCTTGGGAGGTACTAATAAAACAGGCAGAAAAAAACAAGCCTATTACCTATAAAGAACTTGCAGAACAAGTAGGTGTTCATCATAGAGTCTGTCGCTTCTTCTTGGATTACATACAAAACTATTGCATGGACGAAGAGATGCCTCCTTTAACTAGTATCGTGGTTAGTAGAGAGGGAAAAGTAGGTAAAGGTTTCATTGCCTACGATGTTACCAATATTGGAGAAGGTCAGAAAAAAGTATATAACTTTAATTGGCATAGTTACATAAATCCCTTTCAATATGCACAATCAGATGGAAGGCAATCTGAATTGGCAGCTGATTTATTAGATACGACAAAATCGAAAGAAGTGTACGCTAAGGTTAAAGTAAGAGGAGTGGCACAAAGTTTATTTAGAAAAGCTCTACTAGATGTTTATCATTCTAAATGTGCTTTTTGTGGCTTTCGAATTCCGGAAGCGTTAGAAGCGGCTCATATTGTTCCTTGGTCAGTAGCTAATGAGGAAGAGAAATTAGACGTAAGAAATGGTCTTTTGTTGTGCAGTAACCATCATAAGCTGTTTGATAAGAATATTTACATGCTTGATGAAAATTATACAATCAAAATAAACAGCTCGTATTCATCAAAACTAGCAGGCAAAACAATAAAGTTGCCGCAAAACAAACAGCATTTTCCTGAAAAGCAATACATAAAAAAACGTTTATATTTAAATAAACAGTAA
- a CDS encoding tyrosine-type recombinase/integrase, translating into MNNVNSELIQEFIFQLGKAENTKKSYQRDLEILNRYLSKVNVRRDELTQETIQMFIDSLESGLLKNTKGDRYNPSSINRIFAAIRVFTDYTDQRSCIKDIQINKTTHISKQLAPKSVEAEDIASIRLKIANSRKASSKRDLAIVDMLQFTGMRVGELVELKLKDIEYDETTKKYLIHINQSKGNKVRTVPIAKDKYDKTIKRYLDTRKDDIEYVFILQREKQLTTRSIQLLLQHYGITPHMLRHTFCALLARSNKLDISMIAELAGHSVAVAQRYTKPTLKQMSNAVDEAFTLD; encoded by the coding sequence ATGAATAATGTAAACAGCGAATTGATTCAGGAATTTATCTTTCAATTAGGGAAAGCGGAAAACACTAAGAAGAGCTATCAACGTGATCTCGAAATTCTTAACCGTTACTTATCAAAAGTAAATGTAAGAAGGGATGAATTAACCCAAGAAACAATTCAAATGTTCATTGATTCATTGGAATCTGGTCTTCTAAAGAATACAAAAGGGGATAGATATAACCCTTCAAGTATTAACCGTATCTTTGCAGCGATTCGAGTCTTTACAGATTATACGGATCAAAGAAGTTGTATTAAAGATATACAGATTAACAAGACAACTCACATATCTAAACAACTTGCTCCCAAGTCGGTTGAAGCTGAGGATATAGCTTCTATTAGATTAAAAATAGCTAACAGTCGTAAAGCATCAAGTAAACGTGATCTGGCTATTGTGGATATGTTACAGTTTACAGGAATGCGGGTAGGCGAGTTAGTTGAATTAAAATTAAAGGATATTGAATATGATGAGACAACTAAGAAGTATTTAATTCATATTAATCAATCAAAGGGGAATAAAGTAAGAACAGTTCCTATTGCGAAGGATAAGTATGATAAGACCATCAAAAGGTACTTAGATACACGTAAAGATGATATTGAATATGTGTTTATCTTACAAAGGGAAAAACAACTAACCACACGATCTATTCAGTTATTGTTGCAACATTACGGAATAACTCCACACATGCTACGACATACTTTCTGTGCGTTGTTAGCAAGGTCTAATAAATTAGATATATCCATGATTGCAGAACTTGCTGGACATTCTGTAGCTGTAGCACAACGTTATACAAAGCCAACATTAAAACAAATGAGTAATGCTGTAGATGAGGCCTTTACACTTGATTAA